A single Natranaerobius thermophilus JW/NM-WN-LF DNA region contains:
- the secF gene encoding protein translocase subunit SecF, whose protein sequence is MEIITNRKIWFIVSLVILVIGLGSLMFNGLNVGIDFTGGTLLHIKIGEDYQVSEVRDIMGEHGLEDSVIQEAGGDEAEEREVIIRTVSLNEEARNEIIDSFRDSWPESEVLRTDNVGGTIGSELRSEAFWALLIASLGMIAFISYRFEYRFALAAIAAIIHDAFIVLAVFSIFQIEINEPFIAAILTIIGYSVNDTIVVFDRIRETLKFEKKLTLFETIQISIKRTLKRSLCTSITTLLVLISLFIFAGVTIRPLIIALLIGVISGTYSSIFVAANVWSILTEKLAPGLSQKNKQTA, encoded by the coding sequence ATGGAAATAATAACAAATCGCAAAATTTGGTTTATAGTTTCATTGGTAATATTGGTGATTGGTTTAGGATCTCTGATGTTTAATGGATTAAATGTGGGGATTGACTTTACAGGAGGAACTCTACTTCACATCAAAATAGGTGAAGACTATCAGGTATCAGAAGTGCGAGATATCATGGGAGAACACGGTTTAGAAGATAGTGTTATTCAAGAAGCTGGTGGTGATGAAGCTGAAGAGAGAGAAGTTATTATCAGGACAGTTTCATTAAATGAAGAGGCACGCAATGAAATTATTGACAGTTTTCGGGATAGCTGGCCGGAATCAGAGGTTTTAAGAACTGATAATGTGGGTGGAACAATCGGATCTGAATTGCGTTCAGAAGCGTTTTGGGCTTTATTAATTGCCTCCTTAGGGATGATTGCTTTTATTAGCTATCGCTTTGAGTATAGATTTGCTTTAGCAGCTATTGCGGCCATAATTCACGACGCTTTCATTGTTTTGGCTGTTTTTTCAATATTTCAGATTGAAATTAATGAGCCTTTTATTGCAGCTATACTGACTATCATTGGGTATTCAGTGAATGACACTATTGTGGTTTTTGATAGAATTAGAGAAACTCTTAAGTTCGAAAAGAAATTGACTCTTTTTGAAACTATCCAAATTAGTATTAAAAGAACGCTAAAAAGATCCTTATGTACTTCAATTACAACTTTATTAGTTTTAATTAGCTTGTTTATTTTTGCAGGAGTAACTATAAGGCCGCTTATAATTGCTCTGTTAATTGGTGTGATCAGCGGAACCTATTCTTCCATTTTCGTAGCTGCGAATGTATGGTCAATTTTGACTGAAAAATTAGCCCCCGGGCTTAGTCAAAAAAATAAACAGACAGCGTAA
- the recJ gene encoding single-stranded-DNA-specific exonuclease RecJ, translated as MDGQAVKWNIKTDYSETAKELANSCNISTVLAQLLVNRGVTTPEQVADFLNPSFDSLHSPWLLPDMKQAVELIDKIIKSNEPILIYGDYDADGVTATALLYEYLSTKFDNIYYYIPDRFKDGYGLTNAGVNSVLERFPQCKLIITVDCGINSIQEIEELNRLGKKVIVTDHHEQLGDLPSAHAVINPKIHTTNYPFKYLAGVGVAFKLVSALAEQIETHYDFNELLKQYLDLVTIGTIADLVPLTSENRIFVSKGLQYIDERRPGMKALMDLLGLEYGEVKAGQVGFVIGPRINAAGRLASADEAVQLLTESSESAARELAKKLDKENRERQKVEQKITKEADEMINRNNLLARGPVLVVWSENWHEGVVGIVASRLLEKYYRPVIVLTRDDEPGKLKGSCRSISGFNMAEALKSCDNLLIKYGGHELAAGLKLESAHLDEFIKQMNHLAQKWLSEDDLLPSIDIDMEIPEEALTRELAEEISQLEPFGMGNPQPVIGCGHIQVASTREVGKSSEHLQIKFKNNMGVLDGIWFKGAEKAKEKNIKTGMPVQAAFIPKISTFKSKSSKGHLSLQLCDMQLPDNQANILRDCRNYSKGKTIKNLLNEKYSTVILVNNKQKRLHLQSQYPQCQVARITEHDRADLDTDNVVLVIYDLPYDPYQVRNWIVNVNPEYLYLLYNSQDKASNNKMWYATIPSENNLQIAYQLLKEQYKQTETDFISKKELQNKLEDKISYPVTNRLINKIMDIFKELKIIEYTDSYHDYVPINTKLINYQEDITTELESSLIYGEEHNRLTNLIFWEECFLKGSYSKLYMLLYNHNISPEYIKELGTY; from the coding sequence ATGGATGGACAGGCAGTTAAATGGAATATAAAAACCGATTATTCGGAGACAGCTAAAGAATTAGCTAATTCTTGTAATATTTCTACAGTCCTAGCTCAATTGTTAGTCAATAGAGGTGTTACTACCCCCGAACAGGTAGCTGATTTTTTAAATCCCTCTTTTGATTCTTTGCATTCTCCCTGGTTGTTACCTGATATGAAACAGGCTGTTGAATTGATTGATAAAATTATAAAATCCAATGAGCCGATATTAATTTATGGAGATTACGATGCAGACGGTGTGACAGCCACGGCTTTATTATACGAATATCTATCTACTAAGTTTGATAATATATATTATTACATTCCCGATCGTTTCAAAGATGGTTATGGTTTAACCAATGCAGGTGTTAATTCCGTATTGGAAAGATTTCCTCAATGCAAATTAATTATCACCGTGGATTGCGGAATCAATTCAATTCAAGAGATCGAAGAACTCAATCGTCTTGGCAAAAAGGTGATAGTTACTGACCATCACGAACAACTTGGTGATTTGCCTTCTGCCCACGCAGTTATTAATCCTAAAATCCACACTACAAACTATCCCTTTAAATATCTGGCAGGAGTGGGTGTAGCATTTAAACTAGTGAGTGCTCTAGCTGAACAAATAGAAACTCACTATGATTTTAATGAACTGTTGAAGCAGTATCTGGACTTGGTCACTATTGGCACAATTGCTGATTTAGTGCCTTTAACTAGTGAAAACAGGATTTTTGTATCAAAGGGATTACAATATATTGATGAAAGAAGACCTGGAATGAAAGCTCTTATGGATTTATTAGGACTTGAATACGGAGAAGTTAAAGCAGGACAGGTCGGATTCGTTATCGGTCCCAGGATAAATGCTGCAGGTAGATTGGCATCCGCGGATGAAGCTGTACAACTCCTAACAGAGAGTTCAGAATCTGCTGCGCGTGAACTTGCAAAAAAACTTGATAAAGAAAATAGAGAGAGGCAAAAGGTTGAACAAAAGATTACTAAAGAAGCAGACGAGATGATTAATCGCAATAATTTGCTTGCTCGTGGACCTGTTTTAGTTGTTTGGAGCGAAAATTGGCATGAAGGGGTAGTAGGAATTGTCGCCTCTAGATTACTTGAAAAATATTATCGCCCCGTAATAGTGTTGACAAGGGACGATGAACCCGGCAAGTTAAAGGGTTCCTGTAGAAGTATTTCAGGTTTTAACATGGCAGAAGCTTTAAAAAGCTGTGATAATTTATTGATAAAATACGGAGGACATGAACTGGCAGCCGGTTTAAAATTAGAATCGGCTCATCTAGATGAGTTTATTAAACAGATGAATCATCTGGCTCAAAAGTGGCTTTCAGAAGATGACTTATTGCCGTCTATTGATATAGATATGGAAATTCCCGAGGAAGCTTTAACTAGGGAACTAGCAGAAGAAATTTCCCAATTAGAGCCTTTTGGCATGGGTAATCCTCAACCCGTCATTGGCTGTGGACATATTCAAGTCGCTTCTACTAGAGAAGTGGGTAAAAGCTCTGAACACTTGCAAATAAAATTTAAAAATAATATGGGTGTACTTGACGGTATTTGGTTTAAAGGAGCAGAAAAAGCTAAAGAAAAAAATATTAAAACAGGTATGCCTGTTCAAGCAGCTTTTATTCCTAAGATATCTACTTTTAAATCCAAATCAAGTAAAGGACATTTGAGCTTGCAATTATGTGATATGCAGCTTCCTGACAACCAAGCAAATATTTTAAGAGACTGTCGCAATTATTCCAAGGGAAAAACTATCAAAAATTTGCTAAATGAAAAGTATAGTACAGTTATTCTCGTAAATAACAAACAAAAACGGCTACATTTACAAAGCCAATACCCTCAATGCCAAGTTGCAAGAATAACGGAACATGATCGTGCAGATTTAGATACAGATAATGTGGTTCTAGTGATTTATGATTTACCATATGACCCCTATCAAGTTCGAAATTGGATTGTTAATGTAAATCCTGAATACTTATATCTTCTTTACAATTCACAGGATAAAGCAAGTAATAACAAAATGTGGTATGCGACAATTCCAAGTGAAAATAATCTGCAAATAGCTTATCAGTTGTTAAAAGAACAGTACAAACAAACTGAAACTGATTTTATATCCAAAAAAGAGTTACAGAATAAACTTGAAGATAAAATTTCTTATCCTGTTACAAATCGATTGATCAACAAAATTATGGATATTTTTAAGGAATTAAAGATTATTGAATACACCGATTCTTACCATGATTATGTTCCAATAAATACAAAACTGATCAACTATCAAGAGGATATTACTACAGAACTTGAGAGCTCACTAATTTACGGTGAAGAGCATAATAGACTTACTAATTTGATTTTCTGGGAAGAATGCTTTTTAAAAGGAAGTTATTCCAAATTATACATGTTATTATATAATCATAATATTTCGCCCGAGTATATTAAAGAGTTAGGTACTTACTAA
- a CDS encoding RelA/SpoT family protein, giving the protein MKTLLDAEQLFFSLKEKIKSYYPLDTDLEQLDRAFEFARSYHNDQKRVSGEEYIVHPIEVALVLADLELDLDTISAGLLHDVMEDTPATREELEELFGDEITLLVDGVTKLSRLNFKTKEEHQAENLRKMFFAMANDIRVILIKLADRTHNMRTLNYLPERKQKEIAKETMEIYAPLANRLGIYKIKWELEDLAFRYIEPEQYYYLADRIVQKRMEREEYIKKIKVDLRDKLKEMGIDGEIHGRPKHLYSIYSKMKKTGKDLNEIYDLIALRIIVNNVKDCYAVLGTVHTMWKPVPGRFKDYIAVPKSNMYQSLHTTVLCPQGNLVEIQIRTWDMHKTAEYGIAAHWKYKENTDDKKFAEKVSWFRQLLEWQQETSDALEFMEHLKVDLFSDEVFVFTPKGDVIDLPSGSTPIDFAYRIHTDIGNTCIGAKISGRMVSLDYQLQTGDVVEILTSKHATPSRDWLNLVKSSQAKNKIKQWFKRQSRDENIQRGREMIEREAKRLKIFPEKYIKDEQVQEEVAEKFNMKSYDDVLAALGYGGITVNQVIGKYQSIYKANREELEEEEDQVEDFSKYLKEDQSLKKTKDSISVQGLENIATRFAKCCHPLPGEHIVGFITRTRGITIHRHDCPNAQHKLKNNERTVPVHWDESGDNDFQVSVSVFAVDRQRIVQDIMKALGDSKIAVTAIEAKTDKNQVAKINLTVLIKNHSHLQFVIDKLQNIQDVLKVQRDNP; this is encoded by the coding sequence ATGAAAACATTGTTAGATGCCGAACAGTTGTTTTTCAGTTTAAAAGAAAAAATAAAATCATACTACCCTCTTGACACAGATTTAGAACAACTGGATAGAGCCTTTGAGTTTGCCAGGAGCTATCATAATGATCAAAAACGAGTTTCAGGTGAGGAATATATAGTTCATCCCATTGAAGTTGCCCTAGTGCTAGCGGATTTAGAGTTGGATCTAGATACCATTAGTGCAGGTTTACTGCACGATGTCATGGAGGACACTCCTGCTACTAGAGAAGAGTTGGAGGAACTGTTCGGTGATGAAATTACTTTGCTAGTAGATGGGGTAACAAAGCTTAGCAGATTGAATTTTAAAACTAAAGAAGAACATCAGGCAGAAAATTTAAGAAAAATGTTCTTTGCCATGGCAAATGATATTAGAGTTATTCTAATAAAATTAGCTGATAGAACTCATAATATGAGAACTCTAAATTATCTTCCAGAACGAAAACAAAAAGAAATTGCTAAAGAAACTATGGAAATTTATGCTCCCCTTGCCAATCGTTTAGGTATATATAAAATTAAATGGGAATTGGAAGACCTGGCATTTCGATATATAGAACCTGAACAGTATTATTATTTAGCGGATAGAATTGTACAGAAGAGAATGGAAAGAGAAGAATATATTAAAAAAATAAAGGTTGACCTTCGGGATAAATTAAAAGAAATGGGCATAGATGGTGAGATTCATGGAAGACCCAAGCATTTGTATAGTATTTATTCTAAAATGAAAAAAACAGGAAAAGATCTTAATGAAATCTATGATTTAATCGCCCTAAGGATTATCGTTAATAATGTAAAAGATTGCTATGCAGTATTAGGAACTGTCCATACTATGTGGAAGCCCGTACCTGGTCGTTTTAAGGATTATATTGCAGTTCCCAAGTCTAATATGTATCAATCTTTGCATACAACGGTGTTATGTCCACAAGGGAATCTGGTAGAAATACAAATCAGGACATGGGATATGCATAAAACAGCAGAGTATGGTATTGCAGCTCACTGGAAATACAAAGAAAATACGGACGACAAGAAGTTTGCTGAAAAAGTGTCCTGGTTTAGACAGTTGCTAGAATGGCAGCAAGAAACCAGTGATGCCTTAGAGTTTATGGAGCACTTAAAAGTTGATCTTTTCTCCGATGAAGTGTTTGTCTTTACTCCTAAAGGTGATGTGATTGACTTGCCCAGCGGCTCTACACCTATTGATTTTGCTTATAGGATTCATACCGATATAGGTAATACTTGTATTGGAGCTAAAATAAGCGGTAGAATGGTCTCTCTAGATTATCAGTTACAAACGGGGGATGTAGTTGAAATTTTAACTTCTAAGCATGCCACCCCGAGTCGTGACTGGCTAAACTTGGTTAAAAGCTCTCAGGCTAAAAATAAGATTAAACAATGGTTTAAACGTCAAAGCAGAGATGAAAATATTCAACGAGGAAGAGAAATGATTGAAAGGGAAGCCAAGCGCTTAAAGATCTTTCCTGAGAAGTATATTAAAGATGAACAAGTTCAAGAAGAAGTGGCTGAAAAGTTTAATATGAAGAGTTATGATGATGTTTTAGCCGCTTTAGGTTATGGTGGTATTACAGTAAATCAAGTTATTGGAAAATACCAGAGTATTTATAAAGCAAATCGGGAAGAGTTAGAAGAAGAGGAAGATCAGGTAGAGGACTTCTCCAAGTATCTAAAAGAAGATCAAAGTCTCAAAAAAACCAAAGACAGTATAAGCGTACAGGGTCTTGAAAATATTGCCACTAGATTTGCAAAATGTTGCCATCCTTTACCAGGAGAACATATTGTAGGTTTTATAACACGAACTAGAGGTATCACTATCCATCGCCATGACTGTCCGAATGCTCAACATAAGCTTAAGAATAATGAACGCACTGTACCAGTTCACTGGGATGAAAGTGGAGATAATGACTTTCAAGTTAGCGTTTCCGTTTTTGCTGTAGATCGCCAAAGAATAGTTCAAGATATTATGAAAGCCTTGGGCGATTCTAAAATTGCCGTGACTGCTATAGAAGCTAAGACGGACAAAAATCAAGTTGCAAAAATCAATTTAACTGTATTAATCAAGAATCACTCACACTTACAATTTGTGATTGACAAACTACAGAATATTCAGGATGTATTGAAAGTACAAAGGGATAACCCCTAG
- the dtd gene encoding D-aminoacyl-tRNA deacylase: MRAVVQRVSKSYVNVNGEKVGEINQGLNVLLGVEDGDGEDDIKYLVDKIVNLRIFEDDQGKMNLSVNDIGGELLVISQFTLLGDCRKGRRPNFMKAASPEIADELYQKFVEKVSKDYGLSLATGSFKEHMEVDILNDGPVTILLDSNKKF, translated from the coding sequence ATGAGAGCAGTGGTTCAAAGAGTTAGCAAATCTTACGTTAATGTTAATGGAGAAAAAGTCGGAGAAATTAATCAAGGTTTAAATGTACTACTAGGTGTTGAAGATGGTGATGGGGAAGACGATATCAAATATTTAGTTGATAAAATTGTCAATCTAAGAATTTTTGAGGATGACCAAGGAAAAATGAACTTATCGGTAAATGATATCGGAGGAGAATTATTAGTTATTAGTCAGTTTACCTTGCTGGGAGATTGTCGAAAAGGTAGAAGGCCAAATTTTATGAAAGCAGCTTCTCCGGAAATTGCCGATGAGCTATATCAAAAGTTTGTAGAAAAAGTGAGCAAAGATTATGGATTATCATTAGCCACAGGAAGCTTTAAAGAACATATGGAAGTAGATATTTTAAATGACGGTCCTGTGACTATTTTATTAGATAGTAACAAAAAGTTTTGA
- a CDS encoding MBL fold metallo-hydrolase, whose amino-acid sequence MIIEQLVVGELGANCYIVGCQETGEAVIIDPGGNGEKIHQQIKELDMTPSMIINTHGHVDHIGANSYLKEHTDAELGIHPKDAPMLTDPKLNLSMFTGKEIISPSADIHLNDGDSIKVGNLKGEIINTPGHTPGGICIKIDNNLFSGDTLFTEGIGRCDLPGGNQDELLKSIREQLFTLSDDLVVYPGHGGSTTIAHEKRKNPFLK is encoded by the coding sequence TTGATTATTGAGCAATTAGTTGTAGGTGAATTAGGTGCTAACTGTTATATTGTCGGTTGTCAGGAAACCGGTGAAGCAGTGATTATTGATCCAGGCGGGAATGGTGAAAAAATCCACCAACAAATCAAAGAGTTAGATATGACTCCCTCTATGATAATTAACACTCATGGTCATGTCGATCATATTGGGGCTAATTCATATTTAAAAGAACACACTGATGCCGAATTGGGGATTCATCCCAAAGATGCTCCAATGCTAACTGACCCCAAACTTAATTTGTCCATGTTCACTGGAAAAGAGATTATTAGTCCGTCAGCAGATATACATTTAAATGACGGTGATTCTATAAAAGTAGGAAATTTAAAAGGAGAAATAATCAATACTCCAGGTCATACTCCAGGAGGAATATGTATTAAAATTGATAATAATCTGTTCTCTGGTGACACCCTATTTACTGAAGGGATAGGCCGTTGTGATTTACCGGGTGGAAACCAAGATGAATTACTTAAATCCATAAGAGAACAGCTGTTCACACTTTCCGATGATCTTGTTGTATATCCAGGGCACGGAGGAAGCACTACCATTGCTCATGAGAAAAGAAAAAATCCTTTTCTTAAATAA